The following are encoded together in the Serratia sp. UGAL515B_01 genome:
- the ybgE gene encoding cyd operon protein YbgE: protein MSSSLADKLYALTDKGPVRALSLVMALTLAGFVFWDPTRFAARTSSLEIWQSIFLIWAVCAGMVHGVGFRPHSPFWRAFFAPLPAIVILAAGLLYVSL, encoded by the coding sequence ATGAGTTCTTCGCTCGCTGATAAGCTCTACGCGCTCACTGATAAGGGCCCTGTGCGGGCCCTTTCATTGGTGATGGCATTAACTTTGGCTGGGTTTGTTTTTTGGGACCCTACCCGTTTTGCAGCGCGCACCAGTTCATTGGAGATATGGCAAAGTATATTCCTTATCTGGGCGGTGTGTGCTGGCATGGTTCACGGCGTTGGGTTTCGCCCACATAGCCCGTTCTGGCGAGCGTTTTTTGCGCCATTACCTGCCATTGTCATCTTGGCAGCAGGATTACTTTACGTTTCTTTATAA
- the tolR gene encoding colicin uptake protein TolR yields the protein MAKVRGRNRRELKSEINIVPLLDVLLVLLLIFMATAPIITQSVEVDLPDATDSKTVSSSDNPPVILEVSGVGQYTLVVDHNRMEWLPPEQVAAEARSRLAANPKTIFLIGGAKEVPYDEIIKALNILREAGVASVGLMTQPI from the coding sequence ATGGCGAAAGTTCGTGGTCGTAACCGTCGTGAGCTGAAGTCGGAAATCAACATTGTTCCCTTGTTGGACGTATTGCTGGTGTTGTTGCTGATTTTTATGGCAACTGCCCCCATCATTACGCAAAGTGTTGAGGTTGATTTACCTGATGCCACCGATTCAAAAACGGTATCTAGCAGCGACAATCCCCCAGTCATTCTGGAGGTTTCAGGTGTGGGGCAATACACACTGGTAGTAGATCACAATCGTATGGAGTGGTTACCGCCAGAACAGGTTGCCGCCGAAGCCAGATCGCGTTTGGCTGCTAACCCTAAGACGATCTTTTTGATCGGTGGAGCAAAAGAAGTTCCTTATGATGAAATTATTAAAGCATTGAATATTCTTCGTGAGGCAGGTGTCGCTTCCGTTGGGTTGATGACCCAGCCAATTTGA
- the ybgC gene encoding tol-pal system-associated acyl-CoA thioesterase, translating to MSNTLFRWPVRVYYEDTDAGGVVYHARYVAFYERARTEMLRQHDFHQQQLLSEHIAFAVRRITVDYLLPARLDDMLEVQSEITSIRGASLTFAQRIVNSDGTLLSQADVLIACIDPHQMKPIALPKSIVAEFKQ from the coding sequence GTGAGTAATACGTTGTTTCGATGGCCGGTCCGTGTCTACTATGAGGACACCGACGCCGGAGGTGTGGTTTACCATGCCCGCTACGTCGCTTTTTATGAAAGAGCGCGCACAGAGATGCTGCGTCAACATGATTTTCATCAACAGCAGTTGCTCAGTGAACATATCGCTTTCGCCGTCCGGCGTATAACGGTGGATTATCTGCTTCCGGCTCGCCTTGACGATATGCTGGAAGTGCAGAGCGAAATCACCTCAATACGTGGGGCATCTCTTACGTTTGCTCAACGCATTGTTAATTCTGACGGTACTCTTTTGAGTCAGGCCGATGTATTGATTGCATGCATTGATCCACACCAAATGAAGCCGATAGCGCTTCCTAAGTCTATTGTCGCGGAGTTTAAGCAGTGA
- the pnuC gene encoding nicotinamide riboside transporter PnuC: MSFFSTGNILIHIPLGAGGYDLSWIEAIGTLFGLLCIWYASKEKIINYLFGLVNVTLFAVIFFQIQLYASLLLQLFFFAANIYGWYAWSRQTLYNQAELKIRWLSRSNVLLWGTVCVVGIALMTYNIDRVFAYLTQVAVVVMQGVGLNVQMPELQPDAFPLWDSTIMILSMVAMLLMTRKYVENWLLWVVVDVISVVIFAYQGVYAMALEYVILTLIALNGSWLWVRSAARNHSRPLSSVK; this comes from the coding sequence ATGAGTTTTTTCAGCACTGGCAACATATTGATTCATATTCCGCTGGGGGCAGGGGGATACGATCTATCGTGGATTGAAGCCATTGGGACACTGTTTGGATTATTATGCATCTGGTATGCCAGTAAAGAAAAAATCATCAACTACCTGTTTGGCTTAGTTAATGTCACACTGTTTGCCGTGATTTTTTTCCAGATTCAGCTTTATGCCAGCCTGTTGTTGCAACTGTTTTTCTTCGCCGCAAATATATACGGCTGGTATGCTTGGAGCCGTCAGACCCTGTATAACCAGGCAGAACTGAAAATTCGTTGGTTATCGCGTTCTAACGTATTGTTATGGGGCACGGTATGCGTAGTTGGTATTGCGTTGATGACGTATAACATTGACCGCGTATTTGCCTATCTGACGCAGGTTGCGGTTGTTGTGATGCAGGGGGTGGGTCTTAACGTACAGATGCCAGAGTTACAACCTGATGCTTTCCCGCTATGGGATTCAACAATAATGATCCTGTCTATGGTCGCTATGCTCCTGATGACGCGTAAATATGTTGAAAACTGGTTATTGTGGGTTGTTGTTGATGTTATTAGTGTGGTTATCTTTGCCTATCAGGGCGTGTACGCAATGGCTCTGGAATACGTTATTCTCACCCTGATTGCGCTTAACGGTTCTTGGTTATGGGTTCGCAGTGCTGCCCGTAACCACTCCCGGCCATTATCCTCTGTGAAATAA
- the cydX gene encoding cytochrome bd-I oxidase subunit CydX, with the protein MWYFAWILGTLLACAFGIITALALEHSEDSKAQHDGK; encoded by the coding sequence ATGTGGTATTTTGCCTGGATCCTCGGAACGCTTCTTGCCTGCGCGTTTGGTATTATCACTGCGCTGGCACTTGAGCACAGTGAAGATTCAAAAGCACAGCACGACGGTAAGTGA
- the tolQ gene encoding Tol-Pal system protein TolQ — protein sequence MTDMNILDLFLKASLLVKLIMLILICFSVASWAIIIQRTRILNAATRDAEVFEDKFWSGIELSRLYQESQARRDSLTGSEQIFHAGFKEFARLHRANSNAPESVIEGASRAMRISMNRELETLETHIPFLGTVGSISPYIGLFGTVWGIMHAFIALGAVKQATLQMVAPGIAEALIATAIGLFAAIPAVMAYNRLNQRVNKLEQNYDNFMEEFTAILHRQAFSRDSK from the coding sequence GTGACTGACATGAACATCCTAGATTTATTCTTGAAGGCGAGCCTGCTGGTTAAGCTTATCATGTTGATTCTGATATGTTTCTCAGTGGCGTCCTGGGCGATTATCATTCAGCGTACTCGCATCCTGAATGCGGCAACGCGCGACGCAGAGGTTTTTGAAGACAAATTCTGGTCGGGTATCGAGCTTTCGCGTCTATATCAAGAAAGTCAGGCGCGTCGAGATAGCCTGACGGGTTCTGAACAGATTTTCCATGCCGGTTTCAAAGAGTTTGCCCGCCTGCATCGTGCTAACAGTAATGCACCTGAATCGGTGATCGAAGGTGCTTCACGTGCTATGCGCATCTCTATGAATCGTGAACTGGAAACATTGGAAACCCATATTCCTTTCCTTGGAACCGTCGGTTCTATCAGCCCGTATATTGGTCTGTTTGGAACGGTGTGGGGGATTATGCACGCCTTTATCGCACTTGGTGCCGTTAAGCAGGCTACTTTGCAGATGGTAGCGCCAGGTATTGCTGAAGCGTTGATCGCAACAGCGATCGGTCTGTTTGCCGCAATCCCTGCCGTTATGGCCTATAACCGCCTTAACCAGCGTGTTAACAAGCTTGAGCAGAATTACGACAACTTTATGGAAGAGTTTACCGCTATTCTGCATCGCCAGGCTTTCTCTAGGGATAGCAAATAA
- the gpmA gene encoding 2,3-diphosphoglycerate-dependent phosphoglycerate mutase — MAVTKLVLVRHGESQWNNENRFTGWYDVDLSDKGRTEAKAAGKLLKDEGFSFDFAYTSVLKRAIHTLWNILDELDQAWLPTEKSWKLNERHYGALQGLNKAETAEKYGDEQVKQWRRGFAVTPPELTKEDERYPGHDPRYSALTEKELPLTESLALTIDRVIPYWDQEILPRIKSGERVIVAAHGNSLRALVKYLDNLSEDEILELNIPTGVPLVYEFDENFKPIKRYYLGNADEIAAKAAAVANQGKAK, encoded by the coding sequence ATGGCTGTAACTAAGCTGGTTCTGGTGCGTCACGGCGAAAGCCAGTGGAACAACGAAAACCGCTTCACCGGTTGGTATGATGTCGATCTGTCTGACAAAGGCCGTACCGAAGCTAAAGCGGCGGGCAAACTTTTGAAAGATGAAGGTTTCTCTTTTGATTTCGCTTATACTTCCGTACTGAAGCGCGCTATCCATACGCTGTGGAACATTCTGGACGAGCTGGATCAAGCTTGGCTGCCAACAGAAAAATCCTGGAAGTTGAACGAACGCCATTACGGCGCTCTGCAAGGCCTGAACAAAGCAGAAACCGCTGAGAAATACGGTGACGAGCAGGTTAAGCAATGGCGTCGCGGTTTCGCAGTAACGCCTCCAGAACTAACCAAAGAAGATGAACGCTATCCAGGTCACGATCCACGTTATTCTGCACTGACAGAAAAGGAACTGCCACTAACAGAAAGCTTGGCACTCACTATTGATCGTGTGATCCCTTACTGGGACCAAGAAATTTTGCCACGCATAAAAAGCGGCGAACGAGTCATCGTTGCAGCTCACGGCAACTCACTGCGTGCGCTGGTTAAATACTTGGATAATTTGAGCGAAGATGAAATCCTTGAGCTGAATATCCCAACCGGCGTACCATTGGTATATGAGTTCGACGAGAACTTCAAACCCATTAAACGTTACTACCTGGGTAATGCCGATGAAATCGCAGCAAAAGCAGCCGCAGTAGCAAACCAAGGCAAGGCAAAATAA
- the nadA gene encoding quinolinate synthase NadA, protein MSEMFDANALIYPFPPKPTPLDEKEKYFYRQKIKTLLKQRDAVMVAHYYTDPEIQALAEETGGCVADSLEMARFGSQHPASTLLVAGVRFMGETAKILSPEKQILMPTLKAECSLDIGCPEAEFTAFCDSHPERTVVVYANTSAAVKARADWVVTSSIAVELIEHLDSLGEKIIWAPDRHLGRYVQKQTGADVLCWQGACIVHDEFKTQALIRMKALYPSAAILVHPESPQAIVELADAVGSTSQLIQAAVTLPNRQLIVATDRGIFYKMQQACPDKELFEAPTAGEGATCRSCAHCPWMAMNGLKAIAEGLEQGGIKHEIFVDSVLREKALVPLNRMLNFAGKLKLQVKGNGDS, encoded by the coding sequence ATGAGTGAAATGTTTGATGCTAATGCATTGATATACCCGTTCCCGCCGAAACCGACGCCATTAGATGAAAAAGAGAAGTATTTTTATCGGCAGAAAATTAAAACTCTGCTTAAACAGCGTGATGCCGTCATGGTGGCCCATTACTACACCGATCCAGAGATCCAGGCTCTGGCTGAGGAAACCGGTGGTTGCGTAGCCGATTCACTTGAGATGGCTCGTTTTGGCAGCCAGCACCCTGCCTCGACTCTGTTGGTGGCTGGTGTCCGTTTTATGGGAGAAACAGCCAAAATACTCAGCCCAGAAAAGCAAATCCTGATGCCGACACTGAAAGCCGAATGCTCGCTGGATATTGGCTGTCCTGAGGCTGAATTTACCGCGTTTTGCGATAGCCATCCAGAGCGCACCGTAGTGGTTTATGCTAATACCTCTGCTGCAGTTAAAGCTCGGGCTGATTGGGTAGTGACCTCCAGTATTGCAGTTGAATTAATTGAACATCTCGACAGTTTGGGTGAGAAAATTATTTGGGCTCCTGATCGGCACCTCGGACGTTATGTACAAAAGCAAACCGGAGCGGACGTATTGTGTTGGCAGGGAGCGTGTATTGTTCACGACGAATTTAAAACACAAGCGTTGATACGTATGAAGGCTTTGTATCCTAGTGCTGCAATACTGGTACACCCTGAATCGCCACAGGCTATTGTCGAGCTGGCAGATGCCGTCGGTTCTACCAGCCAGTTGATTCAGGCTGCAGTAACGCTACCTAACCGGCAACTTATTGTCGCTACAGACCGAGGTATCTTTTACAAGATGCAGCAGGCCTGCCCAGACAAAGAATTATTCGAGGCTCCAACAGCAGGTGAAGGAGCCACTTGCCGCAGTTGCGCTCATTGTCCTTGGATGGCTATGAATGGTTTGAAGGCGATTGCCGAGGGATTGGAACAAGGTGGAATCAAACACGAGATTTTTGTTGATAGCGTATTACGCGAAAAGGCACTTGTTCCACTTAATCGCATGTTGAATTTTGCTGGTAAATTGAAGCTGCAGGTGAAAGGGAACGGGGATAGTTGA
- the tolA gene encoding cell envelope integrity protein TolA: MVKATEQNDKLNRAVIVSVVLHFILIALLIWGSLHENAEMSAGGGGDGSVVGAVMVDPGAVVEQYNRQQQQSSDAKRAEKQRQKKAEQQAEELRQKQAAEQQRLKELEQERLAVQEKAAQDAKLQAEQQKKAAEQQRQAVEQQKAAEAAAAKAKEQQKAAEQALASAKAEAEKIAKAQAEAQKQAEAEAKKQAAAAAAKKQAEEAKKAAEAAEKKAAAEAEKKAAAAEKAAAAKKAAEEKKKAAAEAAKQSAEVDDLFGGLADGKNAPKGGGAKTQGDGKPAGQGNAKTAGASGADLDSYGSQIQNAVKNKFYDWTSYKGRTCRLRIKLGPDGFLIDAKVEGGDPALCQAALAAARQAKIPKPPSNEVYEAFKNAPIDFNPQ, encoded by the coding sequence TTGGTAAAGGCAACTGAACAAAACGATAAGCTGAACCGCGCCGTTATTGTTTCGGTAGTTCTGCACTTCATATTGATTGCCCTGTTGATTTGGGGATCGCTGCATGAAAACGCTGAAATGAGCGCAGGTGGAGGAGGCGATGGTTCCGTCGTTGGTGCAGTGATGGTCGATCCTGGTGCTGTGGTGGAACAGTATAATCGCCAGCAGCAGCAGAGCAGCGATGCAAAACGAGCCGAAAAGCAGCGCCAAAAAAAGGCGGAGCAACAGGCGGAAGAGCTACGACAGAAACAGGCTGCAGAGCAGCAGCGTCTAAAAGAACTTGAGCAAGAACGTTTAGCTGTGCAGGAGAAAGCAGCACAGGACGCTAAATTGCAGGCGGAGCAGCAAAAGAAAGCGGCAGAACAGCAGCGGCAGGCTGTAGAGCAGCAAAAAGCAGCAGAAGCAGCTGCAGCGAAAGCTAAAGAACAGCAGAAAGCCGCTGAACAGGCGTTAGCTAGCGCTAAAGCTGAGGCGGAAAAAATAGCCAAAGCGCAGGCTGAGGCACAGAAACAGGCCGAAGCTGAAGCCAAGAAACAAGCCGCAGCCGCTGCAGCTAAGAAACAAGCTGAAGAGGCTAAAAAAGCCGCGGAAGCTGCCGAGAAAAAAGCTGCTGCTGAGGCTGAAAAGAAAGCCGCCGCAGCAGAGAAAGCCGCTGCTGCCAAGAAAGCTGCTGAAGAGAAGAAAAAGGCCGCCGCTGAAGCAGCCAAACAGTCTGCGGAAGTGGATGATTTGTTTGGTGGTTTGGCGGATGGTAAAAATGCACCAAAAGGTGGTGGAGCCAAAACCCAAGGTGATGGCAAGCCTGCTGGACAAGGTAATGCTAAAACTGCAGGGGCAAGTGGTGCTGATTTGGACAGCTATGGTAGCCAGATACAGAATGCGGTGAAAAATAAATTCTACGACTGGACGTCCTATAAAGGGCGTACGTGCAGATTGAGAATCAAACTTGGCCCGGATGGTTTCTTGATCGATGCGAAAGTTGAGGGCGGAGATCCTGCACTTTGCCAAGCGGCTCTGGCCGCTGCTCGGCAAGCGAAAATACCTAAACCACCAAGTAATGAAGTGTATGAAGCATTTAAGAATGCACCAATTGACTTTAATCCTCAGTAA
- the cpoB gene encoding cell division protein CpoB yields MNSNFRHHLLSLSLLVGVAVPWAATAQAPISNAGSGSVEDRVTSLERISNAQGQLLNQLQQQLSDNQRDIDTLRGQIQENQYQLNQVVERQKQIYQQIDSISQGGKQNATGATVDNTGDSAKVPAESAVGATTAPASAGDENSDYNAAVSLALEKKQYDQAISAFQSFIKQYPNSTYQPNANYWLGQMYYNKGKKDDAAYYYAVVVKNHPKSPKAPDSMYKVGVIMQEKGQLDKAKAVYLQVVKLYPNSDAAKQAKKREASL; encoded by the coding sequence ATGAACAGTAACTTCAGACATCACCTGTTGAGTCTGTCGTTATTGGTTGGCGTAGCGGTCCCATGGGCCGCTACTGCCCAAGCGCCAATCAGTAATGCCGGCTCTGGCTCGGTCGAAGACCGTGTCACATCACTTGAGCGTATCAGTAATGCTCAGGGGCAGCTTTTAAACCAACTCCAGCAGCAACTCTCCGACAATCAACGCGATATTGATACTCTCCGCGGGCAGATCCAGGAAAATCAATATCAGTTGAATCAGGTTGTTGAACGTCAGAAACAGATCTATCAACAGATAGATAGTATTAGCCAAGGTGGTAAACAGAATGCTACAGGTGCCACGGTGGATAATACCGGTGATTCTGCCAAGGTGCCTGCTGAAAGCGCTGTAGGTGCAACAACCGCGCCAGCGAGTGCCGGGGATGAGAACAGTGACTACAACGCAGCTGTTTCTTTAGCACTGGAAAAGAAACAGTATGACCAAGCTATTTCTGCTTTTCAATCCTTTATAAAGCAGTATCCGAATTCGACTTACCAGCCTAATGCCAACTATTGGCTTGGTCAGATGTACTACAACAAAGGCAAAAAGGATGATGCTGCATACTATTATGCCGTAGTGGTGAAGAATCATCCAAAATCACCTAAGGCGCCGGACTCTATGTACAAGGTCGGCGTGATTATGCAGGAAAAAGGCCAGCTAGATAAAGCTAAAGCCGTTTATCTGCAGGTAGTAAAACTCTATCCGAACAGTGATGCAGCTAAGCAGGCAAAGAAACGCGAGGCTAGCTTATAA
- the tolB gene encoding Tol-Pal system beta propeller repeat protein TolB, with the protein MKQAFRVVLGFLVLWAAVLHAEVRIEITQGVDSARPIGVVPFKWAGPGTPPEDIGQVVGADLRNSGKFNPIDVARMPQQPATASEVTPAAWTALGIDSVVVGQVQPGADGSYLVSYQLVDTSGSPGTVLAQNQYKVTKQWLRYSAHTASDEVFEKLTGIKGAFRTRIAYVVQTNGGKFPYELRVSDYDGYNEFVVHRSPEPLMSPAWSPDGSKLAYVTFESGRSALVIQTLADGAIRQVASFPRHNGAPAFSPDGSRLAFALSKTGSLNLYVMDLGSGQITQITDGRSNNTEPTWFPDSQSLAYTSDQGGRPQIYKVGAGGGAPQRLTWEGSQNQNSDVSFDGKFLVMVSSNNGNQHIAKQDLGSGAVQVLTDSFLDETPSIAPNGTMVIYSSTQGMGSVLQLVSTDGRFKARLPATNGQVKFPAWSPYL; encoded by the coding sequence ATGAAGCAGGCATTTCGAGTAGTGCTAGGTTTTTTAGTACTGTGGGCCGCAGTGTTGCACGCGGAAGTTCGCATTGAAATCACCCAAGGGGTCGACTCAGCTCGCCCGATTGGTGTGGTACCGTTTAAATGGGCGGGGCCAGGCACCCCTCCTGAAGACATTGGTCAGGTTGTCGGCGCAGATTTGCGCAACAGCGGAAAATTCAACCCAATTGATGTTGCACGTATGCCGCAGCAACCCGCAACCGCTTCTGAAGTAACGCCAGCAGCTTGGACTGCACTGGGTATTGATTCTGTCGTTGTTGGTCAGGTGCAACCTGGTGCTGATGGTAGCTACCTTGTTTCCTACCAACTGGTAGATACGTCAGGTTCTCCGGGTACTGTTCTGGCACAAAACCAGTATAAAGTCACTAAACAGTGGTTACGTTATTCCGCGCATACCGCCAGTGATGAAGTGTTTGAAAAGCTGACAGGCATCAAGGGGGCATTCCGCACACGTATTGCGTATGTTGTACAGACCAACGGCGGGAAATTCCCGTATGAGTTGCGCGTCTCTGATTACGATGGTTACAACGAGTTTGTTGTTCATCGTTCACCTGAACCACTGATGTCACCAGCTTGGTCTCCAGATGGCAGCAAATTGGCTTATGTCACCTTTGAGAGTGGTCGTTCAGCATTGGTGATCCAGACGCTGGCCGATGGTGCTATTCGTCAGGTTGCTTCATTCCCGCGTCACAACGGAGCACCCGCTTTTTCACCAGATGGAAGCCGCCTTGCTTTTGCATTGTCGAAGACCGGTAGCCTTAATCTGTATGTGATGGATCTAGGCTCAGGCCAGATTACGCAAATCACCGATGGTCGCAGCAACAATACGGAGCCAACTTGGTTCCCGGACAGCCAGTCTCTGGCATATACTTCTGACCAGGGAGGACGCCCGCAGATTTATAAAGTCGGTGCTGGCGGCGGTGCACCGCAACGTCTCACTTGGGAAGGGTCTCAAAATCAGAACTCTGATGTGAGTTTCGACGGCAAGTTTCTGGTGATGGTCAGTTCTAATAATGGTAACCAGCACATCGCCAAACAAGATCTTGGATCGGGGGCCGTTCAAGTATTAACGGATTCGTTCCTAGACGAAACGCCTAGTATTGCGCCAAACGGCACGATGGTGATCTATAGCTCCACGCAAGGTATGGGCTCTGTGTTACAGTTGGTATCGACTGATGGGCGTTTCAAAGCGCGTCTTCCGGCGACAAATGGACAGGTCAAATTCCCTGCTTGGTCGCCGTATCTGTGA
- the pal gene encoding peptidoglycan-associated lipoprotein Pal gives MQLNKVLKGLMLALPVLAVAACSSNKSANNDQSGMGAGAGTGIENGSSNLSSEEQARLQMQELQKSNIVYFGFDKYDISSEFSQMLDAHAAFLRSNPSYKVTVEGHADERGTPEYNIALGERRANAVKMYLQGKGVSADQISIVSYGKEKPAVLGHDEAAYAKNRRAVLVY, from the coding sequence ATGCAACTGAACAAAGTGCTGAAAGGGCTTATGCTGGCACTGCCAGTTCTGGCTGTAGCAGCTTGTAGTTCTAACAAAAGCGCAAACAATGATCAATCTGGTATGGGCGCTGGCGCTGGCACTGGTATAGAAAATGGCAGCAGCAATCTCTCTTCTGAAGAACAAGCCCGTTTGCAGATGCAAGAACTGCAGAAGAGTAACATTGTTTACTTCGGTTTTGACAAATATGACATCAGCTCTGAGTTTTCTCAGATGCTGGATGCTCATGCTGCATTCCTGCGCAGCAATCCATCTTACAAGGTGACCGTTGAAGGTCACGCAGATGAGCGCGGTACACCAGAGTACAACATTGCTTTGGGCGAACGTCGTGCAAACGCAGTTAAAATGTATCTGCAAGGTAAAGGCGTTTCAGCCGATCAGATCTCTATCGTTTCTTACGGTAAAGAAAAACCAGCAGTACTGGGCCATGACGAAGCCGCTTATGCTAAAAATCGTCGTGCCGTTCTGGTTTACTAA
- the aroG gene encoding 3-deoxy-7-phosphoheptulonate synthase AroG — MNYQNDDLRIKDIKELLPPVALLEKFPATEQTAQTVSQTRNAIHKILSGNDDRLLVVVGPCSIHDTQSAKEYAARLLRLRQELSSELEVVMRVYFEKPRTTVGWKGLINDPHMDNSFQINDGLRLARKLLLDINDSGLPAAGEFLDMITPQYMADLMSWGAIGARTTESQVHRELASGLSCPVGFKNGTDGTIKVAIDAINAASAPHCFLSVTKWGHSAIVNTSGNSDCHIILRGGKEPNYSAAHVREVKDGLTKAGLPAKLMIDFSHANSCKQFKKQMDVNEDVCKQIRAGENAIIGVMIESHLLEGNQNLESGEPLVYGKSVTDACIGWEDTETVLRELAAAVKVRRG; from the coding sequence ATGAATTATCAAAACGACGATTTACGTATTAAAGATATCAAGGAGCTTCTGCCTCCAGTGGCTTTGTTAGAGAAATTTCCTGCTACGGAACAGACTGCACAGACGGTCTCACAGACTCGCAATGCTATACACAAAATTCTTAGTGGCAATGACGATCGCTTATTGGTTGTGGTTGGGCCTTGTTCCATCCACGATACCCAATCAGCAAAAGAGTATGCTGCGCGTCTGTTAAGATTACGCCAGGAATTAAGTAGTGAGTTGGAAGTGGTAATGCGCGTCTACTTTGAAAAGCCGCGTACCACCGTTGGCTGGAAAGGTTTGATCAACGATCCTCATATGGATAATAGCTTCCAGATTAACGACGGTTTACGTTTGGCGCGTAAACTACTGCTGGATATTAACGATAGTGGCTTACCTGCAGCGGGCGAATTTCTGGATATGATCACTCCGCAATATATGGCAGATTTAATGAGCTGGGGGGCGATTGGTGCGCGTACCACTGAGTCCCAGGTACACCGTGAACTTGCCTCCGGTCTGTCGTGCCCTGTAGGCTTCAAAAATGGTACTGACGGTACGATCAAAGTTGCGATTGATGCTATCAATGCTGCCAGTGCACCGCACTGTTTCCTGTCTGTCACCAAGTGGGGTCATTCCGCGATTGTTAACACCAGCGGCAATAGTGATTGCCATATTATCCTTCGTGGTGGCAAAGAACCGAACTACAGTGCTGCGCATGTGAGAGAAGTGAAGGATGGGCTGACAAAAGCTGGCTTACCTGCGAAACTGATGATTGATTTCAGCCACGCCAACAGCTGTAAACAGTTCAAAAAACAAATGGACGTAAACGAGGACGTTTGTAAGCAAATCCGTGCCGGTGAGAATGCTATTATTGGTGTGATGATCGAAAGCCATCTGCTAGAAGGTAATCAGAATCTGGAAAGTGGCGAGCCGCTGGTTTACGGTAAAAGTGTTACCGATGCTTGCATTGGCTGGGAAGATACTGAAACCGTACTGCGTGAACTGGCCGCTGCAGTGAAGGTGCGTCGCGGGTGA